From Drosophila yakuba strain Tai18E2 chromosome 2L, Prin_Dyak_Tai18E2_2.1, whole genome shotgun sequence, one genomic window encodes:
- the LOC26535907 gene encoding feline leukemia virus subgroup C receptor-related protein 2 isoform X2 — protein sequence MSDPNEYFGLTAPQGYKVYARRWAVLILFVFYSSSNAMQWIQYTIINNIITRYYGISDKWVDWTSMIYMILYIPLIFPGSWFLDKVGLRITALVGIVGTCVGAWIKVFSVDPSLFYVSFIGQSIVALAQVCILSLPARLAAVWFGPDQVSSATSVGVFGNQLGVAVGFVLPPMLVPNSPDLETVGSDLQMMFYMVAGLTSILLVLMVIFFQDKPPTPPSAAQEAAQLLESSGAEQVSFMQSLKNLMTNRNFIFLLLSYGINVGVFYAISTLLNPVVLKYYPGHEVDAGRIGLSIVLAGMLGSVVSGIVLDKTHKFKETTLAVYALSMVGMWIFTFTLDTGHIAVVYLTASLLGFFMTGYLPVGFEFGAELTFPEPEGTSSGLLNASAQTFGICFTLFYSELFTTFGDIAANITMAVMLIVGTIITAITQSDLRRQNAQVPAASGAGNP from the exons ATGTCGGACCCGAACGAGTATTTTGGCCTAACTGCGCCTCAAG GCTACAAAGTATACGCCCGACGCTGGGCGGTGCTCATCCTCTTTGTGTTCTACTCATCCTCGAATGCCATGCAGTGGATACAATACACCATCATCAACAACATAATAACCCG CTACTACGGCATCAGCGACAAGTGGGTGGACTGGACGTCCATGATTTATATGATCCTGTACATACCGCTCATTTTCCCCGGCAGTTGGTTTTTGGACAAAGTG GGTCTTCGCATCACCGCCCTGGTTGGAATCGTGGGCACTTGTGTGGGGGCCTGGATCAAGGTGTTCTCGGTGGACCCGTCGCTCTTCTATGTGAGCTTCATCGGCCagtcgatcgtggccttggCCCAGGTGTGCATCCTGTCGCTGCCCGCGCGATTGGCTGCCGTGTGGTTTGGTCCGGACCAGGTGTCCTCGGCCACCAGCGTGGGAGTCTTTGGCAACCAG TtgggcgtggccgtgggcTTCGTGCTGCCTCCTATGCTGGTGCCCAACTCACCGGATCTCGAGACGGTGGGCAGTGATCTGCAGATGATGTTCTATATGGTGGCCGGACTCACCTCCATCCTGCTCGTCCTAATGGTGATAT TTTTCCAGGACAAGCCACCCACTCCGCCATCCGCCGCACAGGAGGCAGCCCAACTCTTGGAGAGTTCCGGAGCGGAGCAAGTCAGCTTCATGCAGTCGCTGAAGAACCTGATGACCAACCGAAACTTCATCTTCCTGCTCCTCTCCTACGGCATCAATGTGGGCGTCTTTTACGCCATTTCCACGCTCCTGAATCCG GTGGTGCTGAAGTATTATCCCGGCCACGAGGTGGACGCCGGACGTATTGGCCTTAGCATTGTGCTAGCCGGGATGCTGGGCTCCGTGGTATCGGGCATTGTGCTGGATAAAACGCACAAGTTCAA GGAAACGACGCTGGCGGTCTACGCGCTATCAATGGTGGGCATGTGGATCTTCACCTTCACCTTGGACACAGGGCACATAGCGGTGGTCTATCTGACGGCATCGCTCCTCGG CTTCTTTATGACTGGTTACCTGCCTGTGGGCTTTGAATTCGGAGCCGAGCTGACCTTCCCGGAGCCGGAGGGCACCTCCTCCGGACTGCTCAACGCCTCTGCCCAAACCTTCGGCATATGCTTCACGCTCTTCTACTCGGAGCTGTTCACCACGTTTGGCGACATAGCCGCCAACATAACCATGGCCGTAATGCTGATCGTGGGCACGATAATCACGGCCATCACCCAGTCGGATCTGCGGCGCCAGAACGCCCAGGTGCCGGCGGCCAGCGGCGCTGGAAACCCATAG
- the LOC6528450 gene encoding uncharacterized protein LOC6528450, with translation MGDQKTVDLLWNCASKLSDQTHTERILKSYYITTCRKLARHNVQLPEDSFGPARMCSRCGNQWTDGRYQLHLQPQELKQSAKNRRLIARLEAVNSKLAKGEMTSGARKRSKWLKKRMASNMAVDCDVCHHKTMLALEKGRKRAKVKDTEGTMAATQLATVVQNNKKAKKKKSKAPNKDINAGLKIRMQQKAPQQQLPKSSGPSKKASQPVGIVAQNPSQTSKKKKKKPAQPAPAAPKTQSKTQKQNVLLQLAAQLKSNAFKDASKSQQNRLQEFLK, from the exons ATGGGTGATCAAAAAACAGTTGATTTGCTGTGGAACTGTGCCTCCAAACTAAGCGATCAAACCCACACTGAACGGATCCTAAAATCGTATTACAT aaccACCTGCAGGAAACTGGCCCGGCACAATGTCCAGTTGCCGGAGGACAGCTTTGGACCCGCACGCATGTGCTCTCGCTGCGGAAACCAGTGGACGGATGGCCGCTACCAACTCCACCTACAGCCACAAGAACTGAAACAAAGTGCCAAGAACCGGAGACTTATCGCTCGACTAGAAGCCGTGAATAGCAAGCTGGCAAAGGGCGAGATGACTAGCGGAGCCAGGAAACGGAGCAAGTGGCTGAAAAAGCGAATGGCCAGCAACATG GCCGTGGACTGCGACGTTTGCCATCACAAGACGATGTTGGCTTTGGAGAAGGGCCGAAAACGCGCCAAAGTTAAGGACACGGAGGGGACTATGGCAGCCACACAACTTGCGACAGTGGTCCAAAATAATAAGAAGGCTAAGAAGAAGAAGTCTAAGGCGCCGAATAAAGATATTAATGCAGGCCTGAAAATTCGGATGCAGCAAAAAGCGCCGCAGCAACAACTTCCCAAATCGTCAGGGCCGTCTAAAAAGGCATCCCAACCAGTCGGAATAGTTGCCCAAAACCCAAGTCAGACGtcgaagaagaaaaagaagaagcctGCCCAGCCAGCGCCAGCCGCACCCAAAACTCAGTCCAAAACGCAGAAACAGAACGTACTACTGCAACTAGCCGCTCAGCTGAAGTCGAACGCGTTTAAAGACGCCAGCAAATCGCAGCAGAACCGCCTGCAAGAGTTCCTCAAGTAG
- the LOC26535907 gene encoding feline leukemia virus subgroup C receptor-related protein 2 isoform X1, whose protein sequence is MDLKHSAGGAGDNSETFIATSKSTDMITPKEKEGKGVKAVGGPNPPAEGYKVYARRWAVLILFVFYSSSNAMQWIQYTIINNIITRYYGISDKWVDWTSMIYMILYIPLIFPGSWFLDKVGLRITALVGIVGTCVGAWIKVFSVDPSLFYVSFIGQSIVALAQVCILSLPARLAAVWFGPDQVSSATSVGVFGNQLGVAVGFVLPPMLVPNSPDLETVGSDLQMMFYMVAGLTSILLVLMVIFFQDKPPTPPSAAQEAAQLLESSGAEQVSFMQSLKNLMTNRNFIFLLLSYGINVGVFYAISTLLNPVVLKYYPGHEVDAGRIGLSIVLAGMLGSVVSGIVLDKTHKFKETTLAVYALSMVGMWIFTFTLDTGHIAVVYLTASLLGFFMTGYLPVGFEFGAELTFPEPEGTSSGLLNASAQTFGICFTLFYSELFTTFGDIAANITMAVMLIVGTIITAITQSDLRRQNAQVPAASGAGNP, encoded by the exons ATGGATCTGAAGCACAGTGCGGGTGGAGCTGGCGATAACAGCGAGACCTTCATAGCCACCAGCAAGTCCACAGACATGATCACGCCCAAGGAGAAGGAGGGCAAGGGGGTCAAGGCGGTGGGTGGGCCAAACCCTCCAGCCGAAG GCTACAAAGTATACGCCCGACGCTGGGCGGTGCTCATCCTCTTTGTGTTCTACTCATCCTCGAATGCCATGCAGTGGATACAATACACCATCATCAACAACATAATAACCCG CTACTACGGCATCAGCGACAAGTGGGTGGACTGGACGTCCATGATTTATATGATCCTGTACATACCGCTCATTTTCCCCGGCAGTTGGTTTTTGGACAAAGTG GGTCTTCGCATCACCGCCCTGGTTGGAATCGTGGGCACTTGTGTGGGGGCCTGGATCAAGGTGTTCTCGGTGGACCCGTCGCTCTTCTATGTGAGCTTCATCGGCCagtcgatcgtggccttggCCCAGGTGTGCATCCTGTCGCTGCCCGCGCGATTGGCTGCCGTGTGGTTTGGTCCGGACCAGGTGTCCTCGGCCACCAGCGTGGGAGTCTTTGGCAACCAG TtgggcgtggccgtgggcTTCGTGCTGCCTCCTATGCTGGTGCCCAACTCACCGGATCTCGAGACGGTGGGCAGTGATCTGCAGATGATGTTCTATATGGTGGCCGGACTCACCTCCATCCTGCTCGTCCTAATGGTGATAT TTTTCCAGGACAAGCCACCCACTCCGCCATCCGCCGCACAGGAGGCAGCCCAACTCTTGGAGAGTTCCGGAGCGGAGCAAGTCAGCTTCATGCAGTCGCTGAAGAACCTGATGACCAACCGAAACTTCATCTTCCTGCTCCTCTCCTACGGCATCAATGTGGGCGTCTTTTACGCCATTTCCACGCTCCTGAATCCG GTGGTGCTGAAGTATTATCCCGGCCACGAGGTGGACGCCGGACGTATTGGCCTTAGCATTGTGCTAGCCGGGATGCTGGGCTCCGTGGTATCGGGCATTGTGCTGGATAAAACGCACAAGTTCAA GGAAACGACGCTGGCGGTCTACGCGCTATCAATGGTGGGCATGTGGATCTTCACCTTCACCTTGGACACAGGGCACATAGCGGTGGTCTATCTGACGGCATCGCTCCTCGG CTTCTTTATGACTGGTTACCTGCCTGTGGGCTTTGAATTCGGAGCCGAGCTGACCTTCCCGGAGCCGGAGGGCACCTCCTCCGGACTGCTCAACGCCTCTGCCCAAACCTTCGGCATATGCTTCACGCTCTTCTACTCGGAGCTGTTCACCACGTTTGGCGACATAGCCGCCAACATAACCATGGCCGTAATGCTGATCGTGGGCACGATAATCACGGCCATCACCCAGTCGGATCTGCGGCGCCAGAACGCCCAGGTGCCGGCGGCCAGCGGCGCTGGAAACCCATAG
- the LOC6528451 gene encoding anillin isoform X2, translating to MDPFTQHMLEKAEQRSRALGISNASKFPLAECSVPSSSAASSSGGDAGVQAPRSRSPGAQSTASGGGKVIMLGKATLEASPAKPLRHYTAVNKENLDMGIEINITTDKPIGVQVEIQEQEVTDDEEQEEGGARNPLLEAEPINQPLARLRDTSRSRLQRMGALYSNTDDLSSPIHRTEGQFHVTTGEEDDCGNRSSRQPKQRLGKLAALADTINQWEDDTSHHEVHRPLEAPPPKPHLSSRRAEKGPAPLPPKKDEVDEATRTKQLKWDPKEEAAPASKVEEAVLTAKPPVPQKSTTVSQVAKNFVSSAPAPKPAPAPAVSVKSGLVSGRAALFENKGTGGQSQGLRNQKDPCELSLKERMKLFETGNNKAMLPMAPIGSAPSITQIRAEEVKQHLAAVHPVTAAAATNVVAATKPKPESKLRDKVAALVANAQSSAETRIKDIDRQRQEDMQIISNRFNKQKELFDIQPSGSSGAPQARPPAPAPSKVVRPMPPPPPPPIAGLSPASSKRRSPGDAPITDEDSKRARKSHSDRLYPALSDLDSSGDNCCAAETASATDDSHQLDEEETESCMDESEDQSQTEDSSAGMCNGSLGREIMSAVQRNEAEMQQQPGKKTVRYADQDMYYDDSSLNSSQVSAGIDDYLDEALVEDYGSTQDDQSDSGDEQNGSRLSLGSKGTTASNSFSFRKNPASSCTPIEEHHEMVDLQTPLLSGAQPVKSELSVNQDNDNLVTLVHTVSFYRRQQSANSSSSTPVRKICREQQVMRSALAGDCHAKHRLEYDSPQQVGAGYTSAATDIVDQTDEDDAEMQNAREVNDASQAQDKIKKLLSEVCKQQQVIGQASQALNLCAATVEFSGSTESVEGERYLLLATHRRQACLDEVQRLRVENSIRPVGAPKEKGLLTVKDITIPLRQEYVRKMASNNINGHHLVCLLKYNEHVLATKTVPTMPGLLSVKFPDVLQLNNVYADFRITLEIYGMLAQRDQLPHELKYHINLNKKGVIKTPKKKGGENRLVMPPVQSPAGPHVVRTPQLVQYGFAIFSLREIQRTTWTLTQVLGVSPLEGVVHMKVNCELSVSVEYKGFLTMFEDISGFGAWHRRWCYLNGSVINYWKYPDDEKRKTPMGSIDLNSCSSQKVTTAPRDICARLNTMLLECERPALETDQESLIIVPNGRTTTVRHLLSADTKEEREEWCAYLNKALTLLRAWGTTH from the exons ATGGACCCGTTTACTCAG CACATGCTCGAGAAGGCGGAACAGCGCAGTCGCGCCCTCGGCATCAGCAACGCCAGTAAATTTCCGCTCGCCGAGTGCAGCGTTCCAAgctcctccgccgcctcctcTTCAGGCGGGGATGCTGGGGTCCAGGCCCCGAGGAGCCGGTCGCCTGGAGCCCAGAGCACGgccagcggcggcggcaaggTTATAATGTTGGGGAAGGCCACGCTGGAGGCTTCGCCGGCCAAGCCGCTGCGTCACTATACAGCGGTAAACAAGGAAAATTTGGATATGGGCATCGAAATAAACATAACCACGGACAAGCCAATTGGT GTGCAAGTTGAGatccaggagcaggaggtgaCGGATGACGAAGAGCAGGAGGAAGGAGGTGCTCGGAATCCTCTTCTGGAGGCGGAACCAATAAACCAGCCCCTAGCCAGGCTAAGGGACACTTCCCGCAGCAGACTGCAACGCATGGGTGCCCTGTACTCAAACACGGATGATCTATCGTCGCCAATCCACCGAACCGAGGGGCAGTTCCATGTGACAACGGGTGAGGAAGATGACTGTGGTAACCGTAGCAGCAGACAACCCAAACAGCGGTTGGGCAAACTGGCCGCCTTGGCGGACACCATTAACCAGTGGGAGGATGACACGTCGCACCACGAAGTGCACAGACCCCTTGAAGCACCTCCACCGAAACCGCATTTGTCCAGCCGAAGGGCCGAGAAGGGTCCAGCTCCACTGCCACCCAAGAAGGACGAAGTCGACGAGGCTACCAGGACCAAGCAGCTGAAGTGGGATCCCAAG GAAGAGGCTGCACCAGCCTCCAAAGTGGAAGAGGCGGTATTAACTGCCAAGCCACCAGTGCCCCAGAAATCAACTACGGTCAGCCAGGTCGCCAAAAATTTTGTCTCTTCTGCACCAGCGCCCAAGCCAGCACCAGCGCCTGCGGTTAGTGTAAAATCCGGCTTGGTTTCCGGACGGGCGGCTCTTTTTGAAAACAAGGGAACCGGTGGACAGTCGCAAGGTCTACGCAACCAAAAGGATCCTTGCGAGCTGTCGCTGAAGGAGCGTATGAAACTGTTCGAAAcgggcaacaacaaagcgATGTTGCCGATGGCGCCCATAGGATCTGCTCCCAGTATTACACAAATCCGAGCGGAAGAGGTGAAAC AACATTTGGCTGCAGTTCATCCGGTGACAGCTGCCGCTGCTACTAACGTGGTTGCAGCGACCAAGCCAAAGCCAGAAAGCAAGTTGCGGGACAAGGTGGCCGCTTTGGTGGCAAATGCGCAATCAAGTGCAGAGACGCGAATCAAGGACATTGATCGCCAACGGCAGGAAGACATGCAGATTATCTCTAATCGCTTTAACAAGCAAAAGGAGCTCTTTGACATTCAACCATCCGGCAGTTCGGGGGCTCCTCAAGCTCGACCTCCCGCTCCAGCTCCTAGCAAAGTAGTGCGGCCCATGCCAccgcctccaccgccgcccatCGCTGGTCTCTCACCCGCCAGCAGCAAGAGGCGATCAC CTGGTGATGCGCCCATCACTGACGAGGATTCGAAGCGAGCCCGCAAATCGCATTCGGATCGACTCTATCCAGCCCTGTCCGACCTCGACTCCAGCGGTGACAACTGCTGTGCCGCGGAAACTGCCTCAGCTACGGATGACAGCCATCAACTGGATGAGGAGGAAACCGAAAG TTGCATGGATGAGTCCGAAGACCAGTCGCAGACTGAGGACAGTAGCGCCGGCATGTGCAATGGCAGTCTTGGCCGCGAGATAATGAGTGCAGTGCAGCGCAACGAAGCGGagatgcaacagcagccgggCAAGAAG ACTGTGCGCTATGCGGACCAGGACATGTATTACGACGACAGCTCTTTGAACTCGTCGCAGGTCTCTGCGGGCATCGATGATTATCTGGATGAAGCACTTGTCGAGGACTATGGCAGCACTCAGGATGACCAGAGCGACAGCGGGGATGAGCAAAATGGCAGTCGTCTGTCCTTGGGC AGCAAAGGAACCACGGCCTCAAACAGCTTTTCATTCCGAAAGAATCCAGCTTCTTCTTGCACGCCTATCGAGGAGCATCATGAGATGGTAGACCTGCAGACGCCGctgctcagtggtgcccagCCGGTCAAGTCGGAGTTAAGTGTTAACCAGGACAATGACAACCTCGTTACCCTGGTGCACACGGTCAGCTTCTATCGCCGCCAGCAGAGCGCCAAC AGCTCCAGCTCCACACCGGTTCGCAAGATCTGTCGAGAGCAGCAGGTAATGCGATCAGCTCTAGCAGGCGATTGTCATGCCAAGCACAGACTGGAGTACGACTCTCCTCAGCAGGTTGGAGCAGGTTACACCAGTGCAGCAACTGACATAGTTGACCAGACCGACGAGGACGATGCAGAGATGCAAAATGCGCGGGAAGTAAACGATGCCTCACAGGCACAAGACAAGATCAAAAAGCTGTTGAGCGAGGTGtgcaagcagcagcaggtgatAGGGCAAGCCAGTCAGGCCCTGAACCTTTGCGCTGCTACCGTAGAGTTCTCTGGCTCCACAGAGTCCGTGGAGGGCGAGCGATATCTGCTTCTTGCAA CCCATCGACGCCAGGCATGTTTAGATGAAGTTCAGCGTTTAAGAGTTGAGAACAGTATTCGTCCGGTGGGTGCACCAAAAGAAAAGGGCTTATTGACGGTCAAGGACATAACCATTCCTCTGCGTCAGGAGTACGTGCGTAAAATGGCCTCAAACAACATTAACGGCCATCATCTTGTGTGCCTTCTAAAGTACAATGAGCACGTGCTGGCCACCAAGACAGTACCCACAATGCCTGGTTTGCTATCAGTCAAGTTTCCCGATGTCTTGCAACTGAACAATGTATATGCTGACTTCAGG ATCACACTAGAAATCTATGGTATGTTAGCCCAACGCGATCAGCTGCCGCACGAGCTTAAGTACCACATCAACTTGAACAAGAAGGGAGTCATCAAGACCCCAAAGAAAAAGGGAGGCGAGAATCGACTGGTGATGCCACCAGTACAAAGTCCGGCGGGACCACATGTGGTACGGACGCCGCAGCTGGTGCAATACGGCTTTGCCATTTTCTCGCTGCGTGAAATTCAACGCACTACGTGGACGCTGACCCAGGTGCTGGGCGTCAGCCCCCTGGAGGGTGTGGTTCATATGAAGGTCAACTGTGAACTATCCGTTAGCGTGGAGTACAAAGGATTCCTGACCATGTTCGAAGACATCTCCGGATTTGGCGCATGGCATCGTCGTTGGTGCTATCTGAATGGCTCCGTAATCAACTACTGGAAGTACCCGGATGATGAGAAGCGCAAGACGCCAATGGGCAGCATAGATCTGAATTCTTGCAGTTCCCAAAAGGTGACCACTGCACCGCGCGACATTTGCGCCCGTCTCAACACCATGCTGCTGGAGTGTGAACGACCGGCGCTGGAGACGGACCAAGAGTCCTTGATAATTGTACCGAACGGACGAACCACCACGGTACGCCATCTTCTCTCAGCCGACACAAAGGAGGAGCGCGAGGAATGGTGCGCCTACCTTAACAAGGCACTGACACTGCTGCGCGCTTGGGGCACCACCCACTGA
- the LOC6528451 gene encoding anillin isoform X1 yields MDPFTQHMLEKAEQRSRALGISNASKFPLAECSVPSSSAASSSGGDAGVQAPRSRSPGAQSTASGGGKVIMLGKATLEASPAKPLRHYTAVNKENLDMGIEINITTDKPIGVQVEIQEQEVTDDEEQEEGGARNPLLEAEPINQPLARLRDTSRSRLQRMGALYSNTDDLSSPIHRTEGQFHVTTGEEDDCGNRSSRQPKQRLGKLAALADTINQWEDDTSHHEVHRPLEAPPPKPHLSSRRAEKGPAPLPPKKDEVDEATRTKQLKWDPKVLSSLEAQGFQRRESSTIKHTYDYAKQEEAAPASKVEEAVLTAKPPVPQKSTTVSQVAKNFVSSAPAPKPAPAPAVSVKSGLVSGRAALFENKGTGGQSQGLRNQKDPCELSLKERMKLFETGNNKAMLPMAPIGSAPSITQIRAEEVKQHLAAVHPVTAAAATNVVAATKPKPESKLRDKVAALVANAQSSAETRIKDIDRQRQEDMQIISNRFNKQKELFDIQPSGSSGAPQARPPAPAPSKVVRPMPPPPPPPIAGLSPASSKRRSPGDAPITDEDSKRARKSHSDRLYPALSDLDSSGDNCCAAETASATDDSHQLDEEETESCMDESEDQSQTEDSSAGMCNGSLGREIMSAVQRNEAEMQQQPGKKTVRYADQDMYYDDSSLNSSQVSAGIDDYLDEALVEDYGSTQDDQSDSGDEQNGSRLSLGSKGTTASNSFSFRKNPASSCTPIEEHHEMVDLQTPLLSGAQPVKSELSVNQDNDNLVTLVHTVSFYRRQQSANSSSSTPVRKICREQQVMRSALAGDCHAKHRLEYDSPQQVGAGYTSAATDIVDQTDEDDAEMQNAREVNDASQAQDKIKKLLSEVCKQQQVIGQASQALNLCAATVEFSGSTESVEGERYLLLATHRRQACLDEVQRLRVENSIRPVGAPKEKGLLTVKDITIPLRQEYVRKMASNNINGHHLVCLLKYNEHVLATKTVPTMPGLLSVKFPDVLQLNNVYADFRITLEIYGMLAQRDQLPHELKYHINLNKKGVIKTPKKKGGENRLVMPPVQSPAGPHVVRTPQLVQYGFAIFSLREIQRTTWTLTQVLGVSPLEGVVHMKVNCELSVSVEYKGFLTMFEDISGFGAWHRRWCYLNGSVINYWKYPDDEKRKTPMGSIDLNSCSSQKVTTAPRDICARLNTMLLECERPALETDQESLIIVPNGRTTTVRHLLSADTKEEREEWCAYLNKALTLLRAWGTTH; encoded by the exons ATGGACCCGTTTACTCAG CACATGCTCGAGAAGGCGGAACAGCGCAGTCGCGCCCTCGGCATCAGCAACGCCAGTAAATTTCCGCTCGCCGAGTGCAGCGTTCCAAgctcctccgccgcctcctcTTCAGGCGGGGATGCTGGGGTCCAGGCCCCGAGGAGCCGGTCGCCTGGAGCCCAGAGCACGgccagcggcggcggcaaggTTATAATGTTGGGGAAGGCCACGCTGGAGGCTTCGCCGGCCAAGCCGCTGCGTCACTATACAGCGGTAAACAAGGAAAATTTGGATATGGGCATCGAAATAAACATAACCACGGACAAGCCAATTGGT GTGCAAGTTGAGatccaggagcaggaggtgaCGGATGACGAAGAGCAGGAGGAAGGAGGTGCTCGGAATCCTCTTCTGGAGGCGGAACCAATAAACCAGCCCCTAGCCAGGCTAAGGGACACTTCCCGCAGCAGACTGCAACGCATGGGTGCCCTGTACTCAAACACGGATGATCTATCGTCGCCAATCCACCGAACCGAGGGGCAGTTCCATGTGACAACGGGTGAGGAAGATGACTGTGGTAACCGTAGCAGCAGACAACCCAAACAGCGGTTGGGCAAACTGGCCGCCTTGGCGGACACCATTAACCAGTGGGAGGATGACACGTCGCACCACGAAGTGCACAGACCCCTTGAAGCACCTCCACCGAAACCGCATTTGTCCAGCCGAAGGGCCGAGAAGGGTCCAGCTCCACTGCCACCCAAGAAGGACGAAGTCGACGAGGCTACCAGGACCAAGCAGCTGAAGTGGGATCCCAAGGTATTAAGCTCTCTGGAGGCACAAGGTTTTCAACGCCGCGAATCATCAACCATTAAACACACATATGATTATGCCAAACAGGAAGAGGCTGCACCAGCCTCCAAAGTGGAAGAGGCGGTATTAACTGCCAAGCCACCAGTGCCCCAGAAATCAACTACGGTCAGCCAGGTCGCCAAAAATTTTGTCTCTTCTGCACCAGCGCCCAAGCCAGCACCAGCGCCTGCGGTTAGTGTAAAATCCGGCTTGGTTTCCGGACGGGCGGCTCTTTTTGAAAACAAGGGAACCGGTGGACAGTCGCAAGGTCTACGCAACCAAAAGGATCCTTGCGAGCTGTCGCTGAAGGAGCGTATGAAACTGTTCGAAAcgggcaacaacaaagcgATGTTGCCGATGGCGCCCATAGGATCTGCTCCCAGTATTACACAAATCCGAGCGGAAGAGGTGAAAC AACATTTGGCTGCAGTTCATCCGGTGACAGCTGCCGCTGCTACTAACGTGGTTGCAGCGACCAAGCCAAAGCCAGAAAGCAAGTTGCGGGACAAGGTGGCCGCTTTGGTGGCAAATGCGCAATCAAGTGCAGAGACGCGAATCAAGGACATTGATCGCCAACGGCAGGAAGACATGCAGATTATCTCTAATCGCTTTAACAAGCAAAAGGAGCTCTTTGACATTCAACCATCCGGCAGTTCGGGGGCTCCTCAAGCTCGACCTCCCGCTCCAGCTCCTAGCAAAGTAGTGCGGCCCATGCCAccgcctccaccgccgcccatCGCTGGTCTCTCACCCGCCAGCAGCAAGAGGCGATCAC CTGGTGATGCGCCCATCACTGACGAGGATTCGAAGCGAGCCCGCAAATCGCATTCGGATCGACTCTATCCAGCCCTGTCCGACCTCGACTCCAGCGGTGACAACTGCTGTGCCGCGGAAACTGCCTCAGCTACGGATGACAGCCATCAACTGGATGAGGAGGAAACCGAAAG TTGCATGGATGAGTCCGAAGACCAGTCGCAGACTGAGGACAGTAGCGCCGGCATGTGCAATGGCAGTCTTGGCCGCGAGATAATGAGTGCAGTGCAGCGCAACGAAGCGGagatgcaacagcagccgggCAAGAAG ACTGTGCGCTATGCGGACCAGGACATGTATTACGACGACAGCTCTTTGAACTCGTCGCAGGTCTCTGCGGGCATCGATGATTATCTGGATGAAGCACTTGTCGAGGACTATGGCAGCACTCAGGATGACCAGAGCGACAGCGGGGATGAGCAAAATGGCAGTCGTCTGTCCTTGGGC AGCAAAGGAACCACGGCCTCAAACAGCTTTTCATTCCGAAAGAATCCAGCTTCTTCTTGCACGCCTATCGAGGAGCATCATGAGATGGTAGACCTGCAGACGCCGctgctcagtggtgcccagCCGGTCAAGTCGGAGTTAAGTGTTAACCAGGACAATGACAACCTCGTTACCCTGGTGCACACGGTCAGCTTCTATCGCCGCCAGCAGAGCGCCAAC AGCTCCAGCTCCACACCGGTTCGCAAGATCTGTCGAGAGCAGCAGGTAATGCGATCAGCTCTAGCAGGCGATTGTCATGCCAAGCACAGACTGGAGTACGACTCTCCTCAGCAGGTTGGAGCAGGTTACACCAGTGCAGCAACTGACATAGTTGACCAGACCGACGAGGACGATGCAGAGATGCAAAATGCGCGGGAAGTAAACGATGCCTCACAGGCACAAGACAAGATCAAAAAGCTGTTGAGCGAGGTGtgcaagcagcagcaggtgatAGGGCAAGCCAGTCAGGCCCTGAACCTTTGCGCTGCTACCGTAGAGTTCTCTGGCTCCACAGAGTCCGTGGAGGGCGAGCGATATCTGCTTCTTGCAA CCCATCGACGCCAGGCATGTTTAGATGAAGTTCAGCGTTTAAGAGTTGAGAACAGTATTCGTCCGGTGGGTGCACCAAAAGAAAAGGGCTTATTGACGGTCAAGGACATAACCATTCCTCTGCGTCAGGAGTACGTGCGTAAAATGGCCTCAAACAACATTAACGGCCATCATCTTGTGTGCCTTCTAAAGTACAATGAGCACGTGCTGGCCACCAAGACAGTACCCACAATGCCTGGTTTGCTATCAGTCAAGTTTCCCGATGTCTTGCAACTGAACAATGTATATGCTGACTTCAGG ATCACACTAGAAATCTATGGTATGTTAGCCCAACGCGATCAGCTGCCGCACGAGCTTAAGTACCACATCAACTTGAACAAGAAGGGAGTCATCAAGACCCCAAAGAAAAAGGGAGGCGAGAATCGACTGGTGATGCCACCAGTACAAAGTCCGGCGGGACCACATGTGGTACGGACGCCGCAGCTGGTGCAATACGGCTTTGCCATTTTCTCGCTGCGTGAAATTCAACGCACTACGTGGACGCTGACCCAGGTGCTGGGCGTCAGCCCCCTGGAGGGTGTGGTTCATATGAAGGTCAACTGTGAACTATCCGTTAGCGTGGAGTACAAAGGATTCCTGACCATGTTCGAAGACATCTCCGGATTTGGCGCATGGCATCGTCGTTGGTGCTATCTGAATGGCTCCGTAATCAACTACTGGAAGTACCCGGATGATGAGAAGCGCAAGACGCCAATGGGCAGCATAGATCTGAATTCTTGCAGTTCCCAAAAGGTGACCACTGCACCGCGCGACATTTGCGCCCGTCTCAACACCATGCTGCTGGAGTGTGAACGACCGGCGCTGGAGACGGACCAAGAGTCCTTGATAATTGTACCGAACGGACGAACCACCACGGTACGCCATCTTCTCTCAGCCGACACAAAGGAGGAGCGCGAGGAATGGTGCGCCTACCTTAACAAGGCACTGACACTGCTGCGCGCTTGGGGCACCACCCACTGA